The proteins below are encoded in one region of Lactuca sativa cultivar Salinas chromosome 3, Lsat_Salinas_v11, whole genome shotgun sequence:
- the LOC111901261 gene encoding uncharacterized protein LOC111901261, whose amino-acid sequence MKALRRCRNNLEADNVVLIDVDTYNFNNVIDIDLLEKLTKKRGGGSSGLTNDKNPLSRTYIYIDEDDDDDEIPSETKFENVASSSSRRYDPGDEENISPLKLSSKGKRTYGLSIESDEDDEDEHIDCELMEDSSGKLREEWERAFLKRKGDVHNDDYGNVNKNKQKQGQDSSAEGKCPVGNEDGIPCGMFDVECGPGVKTNQDQFGESDEIACGCACSGNDNEEESDDVSVENSIIDQREKLKQTDEYKRALEQELSARQIALKIQAEEAQQLRRLQKRRKAESLRLLDMERRQKQRVEEIRQTQKKDEENMNLKEQYRTEVREELQRLEIMCPDMASLLRGLGIQVGEGPCPLSNEVRAAYKRALLSFHPDRASGSDMRHQVEAEEKFKLISRMKEKFSL is encoded by the exons ATGAAGGCCTTAAGAAGATGCAGGAATAATTTGGAGGCTGATAATGTAGTTTTGATAGACGTAGATACTTATAATTTCAATAATGTAATCGACATTGATCTACTTGAGAAGCTTACAAAGAAACGAGGAGGAGGTTCAAGTGGATTGACAAACGACAAAAATCCCCTTTCAAGGACATATATCTAcatagatgaagatgatgatgatgatgaaatcCCGAGTGAAACAAAGTTTGAAAATGTTGCTTCATCCAGCAGCAGGAGATATGATCCTGGTGATGAAGAAAATATCTCTCCATTGAAGTTATCATCAAAAGGGAAAAGAACTTATGGTTTAAGCATAGAGTCTGATGAGGATGATGAAGATGAACATATTGATTGTGAATTGATGGAGGATTCTTCTGGGAAACTAAGGGAGGAGTGGGAAAGAGCTTTTTTGAAGAGAAAAGGCGATGTACACAATGATGATTATGGCAAcgtaaacaaaaacaaacaaaaacaaggTCAAGATTCAAGTGCTGAAGGAAAATGTCCTGTTGGGAATGAGGATGGAATTCCATGTGGTATGTTTGATGTTGAGTGTGGTCCAGGTGTCAAGACAAACCAAGATCAGTTTGGGGAGAGTGATGAGATAGCTTGTGGTTGTGCTTGTAGTGGTAATGATAATGAGGAGGAAAGTGATGATGTCAGCGTTGAGAACTCTATTATTGATCAACGTGAAAAGCTTAAACAGACTGATGAATACAAGCGGGCATTAGAGCAAGAATTGTCTGCCAGACAAATAGCCTTAAAGATCCAG GCAGAAGAAGCTCAGCAGCTGCGTCGTCTGCAAAAAAGAAGAAAAGCTGAAAGCTTGCGTTTATTAGACATGGAGAGAAGACAAAAGCAACGTGTTGAAGAAATCCGTCAAACTCAAAAAAAG GAtgaggaaaatatgaatttgaaaGAACAATACCGCACGGAAGTTAGAGAGGAGCTTCAGAGGCTGGAAATCATGTGTCCTGATATGGCTTCATTATTGCGTGGTTTAGGCATCCAAGTTGGTGAAGGTCCTTGCCCATTATCTAATgag GTGCGTGCAGCTTATAAGAGGGCATTACTCAGCTTTCACCCAGATAGAGCCTCCGGATCGGACATGAGGCACCAGGTTGAGGCTGAAGAAAAGTTTAAACTTATATCTCGCATGAAGGAGaaattttccttataa